A genomic region of Chelmon rostratus isolate fCheRos1 chromosome 8, fCheRos1.pri, whole genome shotgun sequence contains the following coding sequences:
- the LOC121609925 gene encoding histone-lysine N-methyltransferase ASH1L-like isoform X3, translated as MDQRVKGGTPPTTNSTLDPTSAPEDSEQDQVAEKKRISEGENGDVGEREEEKRGAGRKREGDKGAVLELLIEGRCGGAGQQQLQISGRETSCPEGNVRLRIGLQAKRTKKPPKILESYVCKPTIRTYQRQGRGGLLRGDGEGGVGQQTKTSSTPDEAARDQRSGLDAVQTTSKQTASAASPPLASSSLSSPSSSSSSSQPLSLSSTFTTASTPASVPAISSQGTKSAKQVPIKLADKTEVNSNGSSERVKKEKLPIVNGQPVPAGHKPSSPTTDQTASTTPSAPCIQALSASETRSEGKTSKKHNGLVQTTKQKGLSNGKGSADSLGTSISSKIKVGKHSSSSSASSVDSSTRPPVSTSSHKELSLSNKSRPDSPSSPSVTPKPQPSPTVGLSSGQSRDQDPSVQPSLEKKREKERKAKKEKRKDKKSKRERLEAERAKSQSRKEEGKKKKKERGKDGKSRHGKEKDERHKTDETWRDELKVERGKAEKRRDKLSPDRQRTEDNNAKCGETVDTGKAEKTCKAVNPGAPDEIDKTDDSCKPVKQAEPATGDASKSKEQDVSKHSTVPPSHPSSSAPPSLPTPSARGPVSPPSSPQEQDSRPLKKRKARRPSWTKLVHRAQRVENQEAPSDSQHNPSLSFPQNPKTSLPAKTTIQQTDESHTAPSSSLTTSASPLSPTTKPPSPKQSHPTSDPSPPAPRCPITPARKRGRPKSHSSSLDEPPPRLSPNAAPAEVPPLGCDRIQKAPALEPSPILQCAAQSKSSPKKRGRPPKRPLPEDQSGDALNRTSDPDRSKDFHPPEKGNRQLKIRRLINEMKKRKKRRLHKVMLSGYVGKEGRGGEAADGETSLRMCKSIEATTVHTLSALSSSFGSKLGPQINVSKRGTIYMGKRRGRKPKTQTAPAVQASSQSSTQSSLFTNPSEAPLFSTQPQPPPSHPFPSPSLTHSSGAQSPYSEGSLTEPTSSLLFPHPFSLPSPSSSCTSPRPPSSSSLSPFVKKSCPCQGRHHFPFHQSSCKLSCPTPPLHHTPSSPGHLKEATPSPRSESHSEETLPSDSGIGTDNNSVSERGEIRGVRGMLRLGQGSGVILGGQRHPSSLVDRPSPVSSPLSHMARHTNPITNSTAVERHRDRHRHRRRDYDCSSACTCLCPCPCPGHNKCTHSDYYSCLGHNALKRQKNKHKKKHQQLHMQDPEFLAELEDMIGQFSEVHIGRRGWARTGLGQGFDGSGNTAGGRRHHSSSHSLRSNIFRINLNGFYSPHPSSYSANTSFSPQHFYPCQPVHCNRKPDRRQCGCPSKFQETIENMGFYSSYTPATTLYHHLPSSYPLPSPHQYAPHQPHHAHFLLNPARFHRRRSRLLREGALGGDVEGDIGGSSGGGPHLSSGFTSSLSCGCGRSEHKHKHKHRHRHCERDMDDEEEFHEDEEEDGMDREGLASSKTRSGFILGQAEGGRKGARRMGSMLSKESPWVCENGNDPFSSAAAATSSSSSAERYKRTSLTSLGLGSSHLSSFGGGWGGLGQSWTKFGALGGTGFGNPNPSWRGFSGEQHTGRLVASDGEDEDGEDVQDSHPYRTSPSPTHTNLFTSAAMATTGRGLRSGLAGRNPGSGDRSWRRDEPVWTERREAGLQGDSRSRGQQKSVPTADSVAGKNKRRPGRPRKHPLPSTVSSPTHSSAAPSMSSPDLLPHCHNRDGREVGGRKEERGPERDRGGNTVQQVTELELQARRKRGRKRKHGDSPCHQSTVC; from the exons ATGGACCAGAGAGTGAAGGGGGGAACCCCTCCAACCACAAACTCCACTCTGGACCCCACCTCTGCACCTGAAGACTCTGAACAGGACCAAGtggcagagaaaaagaggatcAGCGAAGGGGAGAATGGAGACGTaggggaaagggaggaggagaaacggggtgcagggaggaagagggaaggagacaAGGGGGCAGTGCTGGAGTTGCTCATCGAGGGGCGTTGTGGAGGTGCAGGGCAGCAACAGCTTCAGATCTCTGGCAGAGAGACGAGCTGCCCTGAGGGGAATGTACGACTCCGGATTGGACTACAGGCCAAACGCACCAAGAAACCGCCCAAGATCTTGGAGAGCTATGTCTGCAAGCCCACCATCAGGACCTATCAGAGGCAAGGCAGGGGGGGCCTGCTGAGGGGGGACGGGGAAGGAGGAGTGGGCCAGCAGACCAAAACCAGCTCTACTCCAGACGAGGCAGCCAGAGATCAACGCTCAGGCTTGGATGCTGTCCAGACCACATCCAAACAAACTGCATCTGCTGCCTCGCCACCACTCGCATCATCATCGTTAtcatcgccatcatcatcatcttcgtCATCGCAGCCACTGTCGTTATCATCGACATTTACTACAGCTTCCACCCCGGCCTCAGTCCCTGCCATAAGCAGCCAAGGGACCAAGTCTGCCAAACAG GTTCCTATCAAACTGGCCGATAAGACAGAGGTGAATTCGAATGGCTCATCTGAGAGAGTGAAGAAGGAGAAGCTCCCGATTGTCAATGGCCAGCCTGTCCCTGCAGGACACAAACCCTCTTCGCCCACAACAGACCAGACAGCTTCAACTACTCCTTCCGCCCCATGCATCCAAGCCCTATCTGCATCGGAAACCAGGAGTGAAGGGAAGACCTCCAAGAAACATAATGGTTTGGtacagacaacaaaacagaaggGACTATCGAATGGGAAAGGCTCTGCAGACAGCCTTGGCACTTCCATCTCGTCAAAAATCAAAGttggaaaacacagcagttcctcctctgcttcttccgTGGACTCCTCGACAAGACCTCcagtctccaccagctcccaTAAGGAACTTAGCCTGTCCAACAAGAGTCGGCCAgactctccttcctctccctcagtcACCCCCAAACCACAGCCCTCCCCCACTGTGGGTCTCTCCTCTGGCCAATCCAGAGATCAGGATCCCTCTGTGCAGCCCTCActagagaaaaagagagagaaggagaggaaagcaaagaaagagaaacggAAAGACAAGAAATCAAAGCGAGAAAGATTGGAGGCTGAAAGAGCAAAGAGCCAGAGCAGAAAGGAGGaaggcaagaagaagaaaaaggagagagggaaggatggaaaaTCAAGGCATGGTAAAGAAAAGGATGAAAGACATAAGACTGATGAAACATGGAGGGATGAACTGAAGGTTGAGAGAGGAAAGGCTGAGAAAAGGAGGGATAAACTTagcccagacagacagagaacagaagACAATAATGCAAAATGTGGTGAAACAGTTGATACTGGTAAAGCAGAGAAAACCTGTAAAGCGGTGAATCCAGGCGCACCAGATGAGATAGACAAGACGGATGACAGTTGCAAGCCAGTTAAACAAGCCGAGCCAGCAACAGGTGACGCCAGTAAATCAAAAGAACAAGACGTCTCGAAACATTCAACTGTGCCTCCAAGCCacccctcttcttctgctcctccctctctgcccaCTCCTTCTGCCCGTGGGCCCGtttctcccccttcctctccccaAGAGCAGGACAGCCGACCGCTCAAGAAACGCAAAGCCAGGCGGCCCAGCTGGACCAAGCTGGTGCACCGAGCTCAGAGGGTGGAAAATCAGGAAGCCCCTTCAGATTCCCAACATAATCCTTCACTAAGTTTCCCCCAGAACCCCAAGACGTCCCTTCCTGCCAAGACCACTATTCAGCAGACTGATGAgtcacacacagctccctctaGCTCTTTAACCACCAGcgcttcccctctctctcctacAACCAAACCTCCATCTCCAAAGCAGAGTCACCCCACATCAGACCCTAGCCCCCCTGCTCCCAGATGCCCCATAACCCCTGCCCGGAAAAGGGGCCGCCCCAAATCCCACAGCTCCAGCTTAGACGAGCCTCCTCCTAGACTTTCACCAAATGCGGCCCCAGCTGAGGTGCCTCCTCTTGGGTGTGACAGAATTCAGAAAGCCCCTGCGCTGGAGCCAAGTCCAATACTGCAGTGTGCTGCTCAGTCTAAATCCAGCCCCAAGAAGCGCGGCCGTCCTCCCAAACGACCCCTCCCCGAGGATCAGAGTGGAGATGCGCTGAATCGCACCAGTGATCCAGACAGGAGTAAAGATTTCCATCCTCCTGAAAAGGGGAACAGGCAGCTAAAGATCAGGAGGCTCATTaatgagatgaagaaaagaaagaagaggagactTCACAAGGTGATGCTGTCTGGGTACGtaggaaaggaggggaggggaggcgaGGCAGCAGATGGCGAGACCTCTCTCAGAATGTGTAAATCGATAGAGGCTACAACAGTACACACCCTCTCAgccctgtcctcctcctttgGGAGTAAGCTGGGCCCTCAGATCAATGTGAGCAAGAGAGGAACCATCTACATGGGCAAGAGGCGAGGACGCAAGCCTAAAACCCAAACAGCTCCAGCAGTCCAAGCCAGCTCCCAGAGCTCCACTCAGTCGTCTCTGTTTACCAATCCCTCTGAAGCGCCGCTCTTCTCCACCCAACCccagcctcctccctctcacccaTTTCCCTCCCCATCTCTTACCCACTCTAGCGGGGCCCAGAGCCCTTACAGTGAAGGCAGCCTCACCGAACCCACATCCTCCCTGCTGTTTCCTCACCCCTTCTCCCTCCCATCCCCATCGTCCTCCTGCACCTCCCcccgtcctccctcctcctcgtccctctctccctttgtgAAGAAGAGTTGTCCGTGTCAGGGAAGGCATCACTTCCCCTTTCACCAGTCTTCATGTAAGCTCTCCTGTCCCACCCCTCCACTCCATCACACGCCTAGCTCCCCTGGCCACCTGAAAGAGGCCACCCCCTCCCCCAGGAGCGAATCACACAGCGAGGAGACGCTGCCTAGCGACAGCGGGATCGGAACGGATAATAACAGTGTTTCAGAGCGAGGGGAGATTAGGGGAGTTCGAGGCATGCTCAGGTTGGGTCAGGGGTCAGGAGTGATTCTGGGGGGTCAGAGGCACCCCTCCTCTCTTGTGGACCGTCCCTCTCCCGTCTCTTCACCCCTCTCTCACATggccagacacacaaaccccATCACCAACTCAACAGCCGTGGAGCGGcacagggacagacacaggCACAGGCGGAGGGATTACGACTGTTCCTCCGCCTGTACTTGCTTGTGCCCATGCCCCTGCCCAGGGCACAACAAGTGCACTCATTCAGATTATTACTCTTGCCTTGGGCACAATGcactgaagagacagaaaaataaacataagaAGAAGCACCAGCAGCTGCATATGCAGGATCCAGAGTTTCTGGCTGAACTGGAAGATATGATCGGCCAGTTCAGCGAGGTCCATATTGGGCGACGAGGTTGGGCGAGGACAGGACTGGGACAGGGGTTTGATGGGAGTGGGAATACAGCTGGAGGAAGGCGCCATCACTCCTCCTCCCATTCTCTCCGCTCCAACATCTTCAGGATCAATCTGAATGGCTTCTACTCGCCTCACCCTTCATCTTACTCTGCTAACACCTCCTTCTCCCCCCAGCATTTCTACCCCTGCCAGCCTGTGCATTGTAACAGGAAGCCAGACCGCAGGCAATGTGGTTGCCCGTCAAAGTTCCAGGAGACCATTGAAAATATGGGCTTTTACAGCAGCTATACCCCAGCCACAACACTTTACCACCACCTCCCCAGCTCCTATCCGCTTCCCTCTCCACACCAGTACGCACCCCATCAGCCCCATCATGCTCACTTCCTTCTCAACCCTGCCAGGTTCCACAGGCGGAGGAGCAGGTTGCTGAGGGAGGGAGCTTTAGGAGGGGATGTTGAGGGAGATATAGGAGGAAGCAGTGGAGGAGGCCCACACCTCAGCTCAGGGTTCACATCCAGCCTCTCCTGTGGCTGTGGGAggagtgaacacaaacacaagcataaACACCGTCACAGGCACTGCGAGCGAGATATGGATGACGAGGAGGAGTTTCacgaggatgaagaggaagatggaaTGGATAGAGAGGGGTTAGCCAGTTCAAAGACGAGGTCAGGGTTCATTCTGGGCCAagcagaaggaggaaggaagggggCTAGACGAATGGGGAGCATGCTATCTAAAGAATCGCCTTGGGTATGTGAGAACGGAAATGATCCCTTCTCGTCAGCCGCTGCTGCCACATCATCGTCATCTTCAGCAGAGAGGTACAAACGCACATCTCTCACCTCACTGGGGCTGGGTTCCTCTCACCTGTCTTCATTTGGGGGAGGCTGGGGTGGCCTGGGCCAGAGCTGGACAAAATTCGGGGCCCTGGGAGGGACAGGATTCGGAAACCCAAACCCCAGCTGGAGAGGCTTCAGTGGGGAGCAACACACGGGCCGACTAGTTGCATCGGATGGAGAGGACGAAGACGGCGAAGATGTTCAAGACTCACACCCGTACAGGACGTCCCCATCCCCTACACACACCAACCTGTTCACatctgctgccatggcaactaCAGGGAGGGGTCTGAGGAGCGGACTGGCCGGCAGGAATCCAGGAAGTGGAGACAGGTCATGGAGGAGAGATGAGCCAGtgtggacagagaggagagaagcag GTTTACAAGGTGACTCGAGAAGCCGGGGGCAGCAGAAAAGTGTGCCAACAGCAGACAGTGTGgcagggaaaaacaaaagaaggcCAGGGCGGCCCAGAAAGCACCCGCTGCCTTCCACTGTATCCTCCCCCACACACTCATCTGCAGCTCCCTCCATGTCATCGCCCGACCTCTTGCCTCACTGCCACAACAGAGAtgggagagaggtgggggggagaaaagaagaaagagggcCAGAGAGGGATCGTGGAGgcaacacagtgcagcaggtgaCCGAGTTGGAGCTGCAGgccaggaggaagagaggacgGAAGAGAAAACATGGTGACTCTCCTTGTCATCAGAG CACTGTGTGCTAA